AAAATTACCGGCTGAAAACTTAGGATTTAAAGCCCCATCATATTCAAACTTACTCAACATCAGTTGAAATGACGCAACTTTACCAGCATAAATCGGCGGCGCATCTTGCAAAACTTTAGCGCGAAATACGGGAACCAAATCTTTAAAAGGAACGCGAACCGTTATCCAAGTATTATCTACAGTGTCAAAAGAATAACTGTAACCCACCCCATCCCATTTCTGATCTGTCCGTAAAAATAGTTTATAACGTTGACCGTCACCTTTGACCCGCAGTTCTACACCTTCGTAACCGGATAAGTTAAAGGGCGGTTCAAAATTCTTCGTTCTCACCGACGCAAAGCCACCGGAGTTAGCCGTGGAAACATTACCAGCAAACACAGCAGTATTTTCTAATAATTGCATATTACTGGCACTCACACCACCCATCACCACATCATCCACCGCACCCCAAACATTTCTTAATTCCGCCGAGGGATGAGTAAAATCAAATATCAGTTTTTCATTAGCTGGAGGGAGATATTTAGCCGCAGCTTCCACCAAGTTTTTCACACCTTGATATTCCACATTTTCGGGAGTATCCCCAACAATTTCCGGCATATAAAATTTTACACCTTGATTGTATTTAGCCCTATCCGGTGTGTCGCCTTCCACTGGTTGGACACGCACGGAAGTGCAACAAATTACAGCTTGGATATTAGCCATGACCAGAGAATTTAAAGTTTCTGGTTTAGTGATATCCCCAGCTACCAAGTCAACATCATCGCCAAGAATTGACCGGGCTTTATCAATATCTCGCACAAGGGCGCGAACTTTCTCACCTCGTTCCACAAGTCGCCGCACAACTCGTTTTCCCACTCCACCCGTCGCACCTGCTACCAGTATTACACCCACATTTCTGCCTCCATTGGGTAGATTTTGATTATCGTTGGAACCACCTTGAATTAACTGCTGTACCCAGTTAAGCAAAGGAAACACCTCGAAATAGGTTAAGGTTTCGATAAACCTCCCTAAGTCCCATTGAGAACGATTTTTGTCAGTCACAATCGCGTCTTGATAATTTTTTCTGTTACTAGGACTTACA
The window above is part of the Nodularia spumigena CCY9414 genome. Proteins encoded here:
- a CDS encoding CIA30 family protein, with translation MTDKNRSQWDLGRFIETLTYFEVFPLLNWVQQLIQGGSNDNQNLPNGGRNVGVILVAGATGGVGKRVVRRLVERGEKVRALVRDIDKARSILGDDVDLVAGDITKPETLNSLVMANIQAVICCTSVRVQPVEGDTPDRAKYNQGVKFYMPEIVGDTPENVEYQGVKNLVEAAAKYLPPANEKLIFDFTHPSAELRNVWGAVDDVVMGGVSASNMQLLENTAVFAGNVSTANSGGFASVRTKNFEPPFNLSGYEGVELRVKGDGQRYKLFLRTDQKWDGVGYSYSFDTVDNTWITVRVPFKDLVPVFRAKVLQDAPPIYAGKVASFQLMLSKFEYDGALNPKFSAGNFALQIESIKAYGGESFPQFVLISSAGVTRPGRPGINLDEEPPAVRLNDQLGGILTWKLKGEDSVRASGIPYTIIRPCALTEEAGGKELIFEQGDNIRGKISRDDVAELCVRSLQQSHAHNITLEVKSGENIAHYINWQQLFSNLQPDESASFK